Part of the Drosophila pseudoobscura strain MV-25-SWS-2005 chromosome 2, UCI_Dpse_MV25, whole genome shotgun sequence genome, ATTTCGCTGTGATAAAGAGATAAAATATCTTCTTATAAAACTTTTCGACAAAAAGATAAGTTGAAACGTACCTGTTTGCCAGGGAATGGCACTCCCGTGAATTGCGAACTCATGGCATCACTCGTGTAGATGGCATGATCCTGCACTTCCATGTGCAGCTGCTCCGACAGCTTCTGGGCCACACTGCTATTGGGATTTACATGATTCCCCAGCATGTGGGTGGCCGTGTGCGCTATGATCGAGCTCGCCGACGCTCCGGACGCTGCTGCGGGTGTTGCCGGCGGCGTGGGGGTACTGATCGGACCACTCGATGAACTACTACTGGCAGCTCCATTTTGCAGGATGCGCACATCCTTGAGATCTGGCTGATGCTGGACgtttgtggcagctgctgcggctACCGTTGCTGCTtgtgctgccgccgctgctgccgcagctATCGTCGTGTCCTTGGCCTTGCGTCCACGCTTGCGCACATTTCCAGGCTGGGGAGCGgctacagccacagctgtGGCACTCAATGCTGCTGTCGTGTGCAACTGCGTTGCGCCACCAATCTCGGATCCTGGCGAACTGGGCGGCGAGTCCTTGATGGAGCTTACCGGCAGCATGGCCACATCCATGAGCTGGTGCTGCGTCTGACTCTCGTACGAGAACTTGAGGCCACCCACAAGGGGCATCATCGATTGGCTCGACTGCTGACTCGTCAGCGTTGTTGTGCTTGGCAGTGATGATGTCGTTGCGGCCGATGTCGTTGCAAGATCCGGAGTTCTGTTCGATTTCGttatcgttgttgttgtcgtggAGGTGGAAGAAGGATTGGTAGGAATCGAATTAGTGAATTGTAATATTTCTAGATCTTCATGCTGATTCTGCTGTTgtgactgctgctgttgctgtggctgttgcaaatgcaaaaagttTGCCTGAATtggagctgtggctgtggctgggactGATGCTGAGGAGGAGGGTGAGGCAGAGGTTAGATTTGTGGGGGATGTGGTTCTAGCAGGGATTATTGGTGCATATGTCTGTggtggttgctgctgttgctgttgctgctgttggaacAATTGCGTCTGCTGTGCACGTAGCATTTTCTTATTCAAAGGCTTGGTGGTGCCACcgccattgctgctgcttccgccATAGTTCCCATCCGAAGTTGTGGTACCCTTGCCAGTTggcgtgctcgtgctcgtgttCCCAACTCTGTAACCCACTGACGGCACACTGGTCGACATATTGACGGGGGAGTCCAGAAGGTTTACGACAGGGACACTGGAGGCACCCCCACTCGAGGACATGGACGAGGACGAAGTAGAGGATGAGCTCGAGGATGAGGTCTGATCGCCATTATGATTGCTATGCAGTAGGAGGCTGTTACTGCTGTTGCGCGTGCTTCGACTGTTTGGAGGAGTCGGTGTCGTTGTGGGTGCCACGGCGGGTGGCGAATCTATCGAGGATTGCGAGGAGGAGAGCGTCAGCACCACTGGCGATGCAATGCCTCCAGGCAGACCAGCAGCACTTGGCGATTGATGAGGCGAACTATGACGACTATGCTTCTCCGCtatggctgttgttgctgctgcagctgcaacattGCCTGTTGCCGATGCAGCTCCCGGGGCATTGGTTTCGTTTTTATTGAGTGCCGCTCCACGCTTTTTACCCGAACGTCCACCTGATGTGGTTTTGGTGTTCGATGCGTTGCTGGCAGAGCTACTGACGGGTGCGATGGGGGTGGTCAAAGAGGTGCTGCCTACGCTGGCGGCAGTGTGCAACGATTGCAGCGACGTcagatgctgttgctgcccctgTGTTGGATGGTTTGGGGGGACAACATTCGTGTGGTGGTGGTTCTGCgagtgatgatgatgatggtgatgatgactACTCGTGCTACTGCTCTCACCAGAGCGCGATCTACTTGtgtggtgtgggtgggggtgtgggatTCGACATTGTGATGTGATTTTGTGTTATGGGAAGACATTAAGCAAATCGAAGGAGAGATAGAGATTGGAAGAGAAAAGAGAATTTTGTTTATAGATCGCAGCtttatgtttttttaaatgaaacaCAAAAAAGTGCTGCCGCCGCCCGTTTGGAACCAAAAAACCAAGCAAAATGAACATCAGCCCAGTCCAGCCTCCCCGATGCAGTGGTGGAAGGTGCAAAATGATTGATTACAAATGAAACACAGAAGCAGGGAAACAAAACAAGGAACGAAACACACTTTACAGGTAACCAAAGATCAATCCAGGTATGGAGGAATACATCTCTATCGTTTAAGAGTGATTTATAAACTAAAAGGCAGCTTGCACAGGCAAAAACTCATGAAGATACTCGTCGCTCATCCTTCTCGCAATACTTTGCATACCTGCTTCTGCGCGACGTGGCTGGCGGTGCCTCCTGCTCTTGCAGCTGTTGTACTCGCGTTGTCTGCTTCTCGTAGCTGATCTTTAGGTTACCACTCTCTGTGGTAGTGGCCGTCAGATTTCCAGTGGACAGGGCgccgctgccgatgctgctgctgctgccggtgctGGCGGAGATGATGCTGCCACCGCTATTACCGCTGACTAGGGTaccgatgccgctgccgccgagAGCTGGTGATGATTTTCCGCTTTGATGCTGAATAACCGTTGAGGCCGCGCCGccacttgttgctgttgcatacGCTCCTCCTGCAGTCCCTACAGTACTCAGTGCTGACTGATtcgtctgctgctgttgggtaCTGCGTGAAGCTGCCGTCACATGGGGATCTGTGAAGAAAGGATGATTAGTTCTGTCTTTAATCTGTggattaaaataaaaacttacCACCGCTGGGGTTCGTGGCGGcgctgttgctattgctcGATGGCAGATTGATTCCAGGTACATTGGCTGTCGACAGCGGCACAGAGACGTAAAGGCTGGGggcattgctgttgctgctgccactcccactcgcagGTGGCGttggattgctgctgctgctctccttaataccgccactgccactgccactgctgctgtgtttgctgctgcttccgctGGTATTGGCTCTACTCGAATCTGTCTTTGGATAGCCACTGGCTCCCACTCCTGCCGCCCCGCCCacagctggtgctgctgccgatcCTCCTGCTCCCCCTGCTGTACTGCTGCTTGTGGCATTGCTGCTCAAAGTGCTGCTGCCCGTTGTGGTTCCTCCGGCCACGGATGTCactgctgccgttgttgcaCTCGCTGTGGCAGCTATTGTGGCGCTTATGGCGGGTGCTAATGTGGCATTCACTTCGGCAGTGGCGGATGTTTGATGGGTCGGCGGACTAAGTTCCGTTCGTTGCTGCAAAGAGGAGGCAAAGAGTTTTATTAGTTAGTTTTTTGTGATTCATTTACAAGTAAGTCCACACAGCTGATAAAGCGCCCTCGACAGATAAGCGGGCGATCATAAAAAACGATCATCAAGTGGTTCATATTTCACGTTACAACAGCAAAAGCCATGACAAAATGACTTTGTCAAGGGCTTTGATGAGGTATTTCTCACATTGGGGCAGGAAATGATATTTACAAGAATTTCCTTTAAACCTCACTTTTGCCTTTCAAACCTATTGAAACTTAGGCTTTTCCCTCCCAAAAATATAGCTTATTCTCTTTTAAAGTGTATTCATCGTTTCGGTGTGAATCCAATGCCGAACGATTCTCTTTCAGATTTGCCTTTTGGCTTTGCGGTCATTAGCAACATCCGGTGGCTGTGTGTTGCTGGATTTCTGGTAAATGGTTGATGTTTTTTGATGGTGAGACGTGTAAACACATGTTTACAACCAAAAGAATAAGCAAATACAACACAAAAGTACAAAGCAGCGGACAAGGGGGAGAGCAGCACCATTAACAGTGGCCTCCTTCCAACAGAAGAGCTGTTAAATGTTAGAGAGTAGATTTTTGATACCCTAGAAGAGAGCATCTAGATTAACAGTAGGATTAACAGCAGTGGAAGGAAGAATAACAGCCCTGTAAAGAGGAGTAGGAACAGATGTAGGGTGAACAAAAGAGAGCAGGGCAAAGCGGAAGGGACCGTGATGGAGGGAGAGGGGTAGGTGTAGCGGGATTCAACGGCGCCGCATGTGTTCCAAATAGATTAAAAGCTGCCAAAGGGACGGACACATTAATGCAGCTCAAAAAGCTCTTATCGCTGATGttgcctgctgttgctgttgaatacaataaaaaacattCAACGACATGCAACATGAGTCACAGAAGAGTCAAAAAGAATGCAAGGCAAtaacaggcagcagcagcgctgcaTGCAGCTGCAGtaacagcaaacaacagcaacaaatgttGGGCCAAGGCgagttttctttattttttttttctgtggttGGCATATGCTGCACCGCTgcagc contains:
- the Alh gene encoding mucin-5AC isoform X10 translates to MMMMDTMDTTSQSQPMDVAPAMAVAATTVGTTVDFTATMVSMAATAESNNNHIDMAEYKEHRKNKKKKRDKREKEGKEHRHHKHRDREHREHREHRRHRDREQREREREVVSSHHLHNSSQHSTSASSSPSSASTTPSATIEYVGGSASASPSYLGAATTGGVSGASGGATTATATTTYPHNLKIRFLLSGQRTELSPPTHQTSATAEVNATLAPAISATIAATASATTAAVTSVAGGTTTGSSTLSSNATSSSTAGGAGGSAAAPAVGGAAGVGASGYPKTDSSRANTSGSSSKHSSSGSGSGGIKESSSSNPTPPASGSGSSNSNAPSLYVSVPLSTANVPGINLPSSNSNSAATNPSGDPHVTAASRSTQQQQTNQSALSTVGTAGGAYATATSGGAASTVIQHQSGKSSPALGGSGIGTLVSGNSGGSIISASTGSSSSIGSGALSTGNLTATTTESGNLKISYEKQTTRVQQLQEQEAPPATSRRSRTPDLATTSAATTSSLPSTTTLTSQQSSQSMMPLVGGLKFSYESQTQHQLMDVAMLPVSSIKDSPPSSPGSEIGGATQLHTTAALSATAVAVAAPQPGNVRKRGRKAKDTTIAAAAAAAAQAATVAAAAATNVQHQPDLKDVRILQNGAASSSSSSGPISTPTPPATPAAASGASASSIIAHTATHMLGNHVNPNSSVAQKLSEQLHMEVQDHAIYTSDAMSSQFTGVPFPGKQRNNTSAASMNAAPAPNPLQSMFSGGGMNSNMSIPQSLEQLLERQWEQGSQFLMEQAQHFDIASLLNCLHQLQSENLRLEEHVTSLIARRDHLLAVNARLQIPLNPIANKSEAHGK
- the Alh gene encoding serine-rich adhesin for platelets isoform X9, with protein sequence MMMMDTMDTTSQSQPMDVAPAMAVAATTVGTTVDFTATMVSMAATAESNNNHIDMAEYKEHRKNKKKKRDKREKEGKEHRHHKHRDREHREHREHRRHRDREQREREREVVSSHHLHNSSQHSTSASSSPSSASTTPSATIEYVGGSASASPSYLGAATTGGVSGASGGATTATATTTYPHNLKIRFLLSGQRTELSPPTHQTSATAEVNATLAPAISATIAATASATTAAVTSVAGGTTTGSSTLSSNATSSSTAGGAGGSAAAPAVGGAAGVGASGYPKTDSSRANTSGSSSKHSSSGSGSGGIKESSSSNPTPPASGSGSSNSNAPSLYVSVPLSTANVPGINLPSSNSNSAATNPSGDPHVTAASRSTQQQQTNQSALSTVGTAGGAYATATSGGAASTVIQHQSGKSSPALGGSGIGTLVSGNSGGSIISASTGSSSSIGSGALSTGNLTATTTESGNLKISYEKQTTRVQQLQEQEAPPATSRRSRTPDLATTSAATTSSLPSTTTLTSQQSSQSMMPLVGGLKFSYESQTQHQLMDVAMLPVSSIKDSPPSSPGSEIGGATQLHTTAALSATAVAVAAPQPGNVRKRGRKAKDTTIAAAAAAAAQAATVAAAAATNVQHQPDLKDVRILQNGAASSSSSSGPISTPTPPATPAAASGASASSIIAHTATHMLGNHVNPNSSVAQKLSEQLHMEVQDHAIYTSDAMSSQFTGVPFPGKQRNNTSAASMNAAPAPNPLQSMFSGGGMNSNMSIPQSLEQLLERQWEQGSQFLMEQAQHFDIASLLNCLHQLQSENLRLEEHVTSLIARRDHLLAVNARLQIPLNPIANKSEAHAATTTSTTTSTTTTTATSSTTCTTSVLSTLAASNMSALNAATTIAAAVSLATTAINTTTPTMVNNRPTVAPASSSGVLDYRGTGTATGGGSNNNGNMSNNPGVVGGAGGVATSSSNVSSGTTTPMSLSGTMSNAASLGLR